In one Thermanaerovibrio velox DSM 12556 genomic region, the following are encoded:
- the rpoC gene encoding DNA-directed RNA polymerase subunit beta', translated as MAHKDIVGVRVKLSSPERIRGISCGEVKKPETINYRTLRPEKDGLFCERIFGPTKSFECACGKYKRSGPKFKGVVCDRCGVEVTDNRVRRERMGHIELAAPVVHIWYLRGIPSRLSLLIGTSTKDLEKVVYFAPNRKREPAYKVVVEGRRTDLVRRGDVISASEERVHRFYDSKFKAEEAYRIVRVDELPVAEGDVISLHQLARYRAEFGEDLFTAERAYEVSDGEQTRVIPESQLKELGSNVGSFTPMLINNQEAYVVTSALRLPFGKNDVLSKGECELYMQKFPGRFQAQPETVTIEDPCYIVIQKGDSPFEMGEIIIDREQYLCSRYDKSFMAGIGAEGVLELLKRIDLEDLAATLREEIAESSGQKKRKLVKRLQVVEDFRKSDSRPEWMILSVLPVIPPDLRPMVQLDGGRFATSDLNDLYRKVINRNNRLKKLMELKAPEIIIRNEKRMLQESVDALIDNGRRGKPVPGAGGRPLKSLTDLLRGKKGRFRQNLLGKRVDYSGRSVIVIGPNLKIYQCGLPKQMALELFKPFVVHKLVERGLAANVKNARRLIERGKDEVWAILEEIIKDHPVLLNRAPTLHRLGIQAFEPVLIEGKAIRLHPLVCTAFNADFDGDQMAVHVPLSLEAQAEARILMLSSNNLLSPSSGKPIVTPTQDIILGVYYLTGMKEGLKGDGLHFRDEDDVLSALDHGVVHVNARIKLRNRPEWGLGDERWVETSPGRVVFNCALPGKMRFINRQISKKDFGALLDNAYDTVGQAAMVEMLDEIKTLGYRWSTKSGISLGIGDVIVPPQKETIVNETMIFEEELSSQYDMGILTEDEYMRQKDALWSEAVRRIVDKIVENMDPDNPLRIMVDSGARGSKSQVAQMAGIRGLMADPSGKIIDYPIVSNFRDGLNMLEYFISTHGARKGLSDTAMRTAKSGYLTRRLVDVAQDLIITEEDCGTDRGVEMRPLKQESKVVIPLSERIAGRVALRDVVLPDGNCAVRAGEEITLNAAKAIEKAGVESVWVRSPLTCGLRNGICRTCYGRDLATRHKVAIGEAVGVVAAQSIGEPGTQLTMRTFHTGGVRQFTGEDITQGLPRIEQLFEVRKPKKVALICEHDGVVVERREGDGKRKLIIAVPREDGSEDRVVYNLPASQNLLPGVEEGMPVRKGQVLTEGYIDPQQLLEIEGLEAVQRYILDGIQDVYRSQGVSINDKHIEVILRKVAPVNRVRIVEEGDSAFVAGELVWIDDLEEESRRIAEQNARFMDEASFLNGMVVKDAVGSLEGTGIARDEELTFEKVERLLSPGVGASELLCQDREGLIRVVIGEASFKRELEGLELLRDVELAEGCVLSAGTRLTSADVSRIVSVGPKPVWVKDLRAMEDMVGEVYLAEDVPVGDKVLSLKDRLFDQDVFELLRSNSVESVRVWRNPERLDLCKDIYEYLIGNYLSQRVLKLINRDGTVVEPTEQRISMDVAEGLRSGDVEAVELDSGVISREKILKSILTDKAYGKVLLETVRDADGNPVIMSGREVNHQVMEQIIALAPSELVVRPILAQGEAEASYTADSVCEAS; from the coding sequence ATGGCTCATAAGGACATAGTGGGCGTTCGGGTTAAGCTGTCCTCTCCGGAGAGGATACGGGGCATATCCTGCGGAGAGGTCAAGAAGCCTGAGACCATAAACTACAGGACCCTTCGTCCCGAGAAGGACGGGCTCTTCTGCGAGAGGATCTTCGGTCCCACCAAGAGCTTTGAGTGCGCCTGCGGGAAGTACAAGAGGAGCGGCCCCAAGTTCAAGGGTGTGGTGTGCGATCGCTGTGGCGTTGAGGTTACCGATAACCGGGTGCGCCGTGAGCGGATGGGTCATATCGAGTTGGCCGCTCCGGTGGTGCACATATGGTACCTCCGGGGAATCCCAAGCCGTCTGTCCCTCCTCATAGGGACCTCCACCAAGGACCTGGAGAAGGTGGTGTACTTCGCCCCCAATAGGAAGAGGGAGCCCGCCTACAAGGTGGTGGTTGAGGGCAGGAGGACCGATCTGGTCCGCCGGGGGGATGTCATATCCGCTTCGGAGGAGAGGGTGCACCGGTTCTACGACTCCAAGTTCAAGGCCGAGGAGGCTTACCGCATAGTCCGGGTGGATGAGCTTCCGGTGGCGGAGGGGGATGTCATAAGCCTTCACCAGCTGGCCCGCTATAGGGCGGAGTTTGGGGAGGACCTTTTCACCGCCGAGAGGGCCTACGAGGTATCGGATGGGGAGCAGACCCGGGTGATCCCGGAGTCCCAGCTCAAGGAGTTGGGCAGTAACGTTGGGTCTTTCACCCCCATGCTCATAAACAATCAGGAGGCCTACGTGGTCACCAGTGCTCTTAGGCTGCCCTTTGGGAAGAACGACGTGCTCTCCAAGGGGGAGTGCGAGCTCTACATGCAGAAGTTCCCCGGCCGTTTCCAGGCCCAGCCCGAGACCGTGACCATCGAGGACCCCTGCTACATAGTGATTCAAAAGGGGGATTCCCCCTTTGAGATGGGGGAGATAATAATAGACAGGGAGCAGTACCTGTGCTCCCGTTATGATAAGTCCTTCATGGCGGGGATCGGAGCGGAGGGGGTTCTCGAGCTCCTCAAGCGGATCGATCTCGAGGACCTGGCCGCCACCCTGCGGGAGGAGATAGCGGAGTCCTCTGGGCAGAAGAAGAGGAAGCTGGTGAAGCGTCTCCAGGTGGTGGAGGACTTCCGGAAGAGCGACAGCCGTCCCGAGTGGATGATACTGTCGGTGCTTCCGGTGATCCCCCCGGACTTGAGGCCCATGGTTCAGCTGGACGGTGGTCGTTTCGCCACGTCGGACCTGAACGATCTCTACCGGAAGGTCATAAACCGCAATAACCGTTTGAAGAAGCTCATGGAGCTTAAGGCGCCGGAGATAATAATCCGGAACGAGAAGAGGATGCTTCAGGAGTCCGTGGACGCGTTGATAGACAACGGTCGCCGGGGCAAGCCGGTGCCCGGTGCCGGCGGGCGTCCTCTTAAGAGCCTTACGGACCTTCTTAGGGGTAAGAAGGGTCGGTTCCGCCAGAACCTGTTGGGCAAGCGGGTGGACTACTCAGGCCGTTCTGTCATAGTGATTGGTCCTAATCTCAAGATATACCAGTGCGGTCTGCCCAAGCAGATGGCGTTGGAGCTCTTCAAGCCCTTTGTGGTGCACAAGCTGGTGGAGCGGGGGCTTGCGGCGAACGTTAAGAACGCCCGGCGTCTCATCGAGCGGGGCAAGGACGAGGTCTGGGCGATCCTGGAGGAGATAATAAAGGACCATCCGGTGCTCCTGAACCGTGCACCCACCCTTCACAGGCTGGGTATCCAGGCCTTTGAGCCGGTGCTCATCGAGGGCAAGGCCATAAGGCTGCACCCGTTGGTTTGTACCGCCTTCAACGCGGACTTCGACGGAGACCAGATGGCGGTTCACGTGCCCCTTTCTCTGGAGGCCCAGGCGGAGGCCAGGATACTAATGCTGTCCTCCAATAACCTCCTGTCCCCCTCCAGCGGTAAGCCCATAGTTACCCCTACCCAGGACATAATACTGGGGGTTTACTACCTCACCGGCATGAAGGAAGGGCTCAAAGGGGACGGGCTTCACTTCAGGGATGAGGATGACGTGCTGTCCGCCCTGGACCACGGGGTGGTTCACGTCAACGCCAGGATCAAGCTGAGGAACCGTCCCGAGTGGGGTCTTGGGGACGAGCGCTGGGTTGAGACCAGCCCTGGTCGGGTGGTGTTCAACTGTGCCCTTCCGGGTAAGATGAGGTTCATAAACCGCCAGATCAGCAAGAAGGACTTTGGTGCCCTTTTGGACAACGCCTACGACACGGTGGGGCAGGCGGCGATGGTGGAGATGTTGGACGAGATAAAGACCTTGGGTTACCGCTGGTCCACCAAGAGCGGTATAAGCCTGGGCATTGGGGATGTCATAGTGCCTCCACAGAAGGAGACCATAGTGAACGAGACCATGATCTTCGAGGAGGAGTTGTCATCCCAGTACGACATGGGCATCCTCACCGAGGACGAGTACATGCGGCAGAAGGACGCCCTCTGGTCCGAGGCGGTGCGCCGCATAGTGGACAAGATCGTGGAGAACATGGACCCGGATAATCCGCTCCGCATAATGGTGGACTCCGGGGCGAGGGGTTCTAAGAGCCAGGTGGCCCAGATGGCGGGTATAAGGGGACTCATGGCGGATCCTTCGGGTAAGATAATCGACTACCCCATAGTCTCAAACTTCAGGGACGGACTTAACATGCTGGAGTACTTCATATCCACCCACGGGGCCCGTAAGGGGCTCTCCGACACCGCCATGAGGACCGCCAAGTCCGGTTACCTCACCAGGCGTCTTGTGGACGTGGCCCAGGATCTCATCATAACCGAGGAGGACTGCGGCACCGACCGGGGAGTGGAGATGAGGCCCTTGAAGCAGGAGTCCAAGGTTGTCATCCCCCTGTCCGAGCGGATCGCCGGCAGGGTGGCCCTTAGGGACGTGGTCCTTCCCGACGGTAACTGTGCGGTTAGGGCTGGGGAGGAGATAACCCTTAACGCCGCCAAGGCGATAGAGAAGGCCGGGGTGGAGAGCGTGTGGGTGAGGAGTCCCCTGACCTGCGGGTTGAGGAACGGGATATGCAGGACCTGTTACGGCAGGGATCTTGCTACCCGTCACAAGGTGGCCATAGGTGAGGCGGTTGGGGTCGTGGCCGCTCAGTCCATCGGTGAGCCCGGTACCCAGCTGACCATGAGGACCTTCCACACCGGTGGGGTTCGTCAGTTCACCGGAGAGGACATAACCCAGGGTCTTCCGCGGATAGAGCAGCTCTTTGAGGTCCGCAAGCCCAAGAAGGTGGCCCTTATATGCGAGCATGACGGGGTTGTGGTGGAGCGCCGGGAGGGTGACGGCAAGAGGAAGCTGATCATCGCGGTTCCCAGGGAAGATGGCAGCGAGGACCGGGTGGTTTACAACCTGCCCGCCTCCCAGAACCTGCTGCCCGGTGTTGAGGAGGGCATGCCGGTGAGGAAGGGGCAGGTCCTGACCGAGGGCTACATAGATCCCCAGCAGCTCCTTGAGATAGAGGGGCTTGAGGCGGTGCAGCGCTACATCTTGGATGGCATACAGGACGTTTACCGTTCCCAGGGTGTCTCCATAAACGACAAGCACATAGAGGTCATCCTTCGGAAGGTGGCTCCGGTGAACCGGGTGCGCATCGTCGAGGAAGGGGACAGTGCTTTTGTGGCGGGGGAGCTTGTTTGGATCGATGACCTGGAGGAGGAGAGCCGTCGCATAGCCGAGCAGAACGCTCGGTTTATGGATGAGGCGTCCTTCTTGAACGGAATGGTTGTGAAGGATGCGGTGGGTTCCCTGGAGGGAACCGGCATAGCCCGGGACGAGGAGCTCACGTTTGAGAAGGTGGAGCGTCTTCTGTCCCCCGGGGTTGGGGCCTCCGAGTTGTTGTGTCAGGACAGGGAGGGTCTCATCCGGGTGGTCATAGGAGAGGCCTCCTTCAAGAGGGAGCTTGAGGGGCTGGAGCTCCTTCGGGATGTGGAGTTGGCGGAGGGTTGCGTGCTGTCCGCTGGCACGAGGTTGACCTCCGCGGACGTCTCCCGGATAGTGTCCGTTGGGCCCAAGCCCGTATGGGTGAAGGACCTTCGGGCCATGGAGGACATGGTAGGGGAAGTGTACCTGGCGGAGGACGTTCCGGTTGGGGATAAGGTGTTGAGCCTTAAGGACCGGCTTTTCGACCAGGATGTCTTTGAGCTTTTGAGGTCCAATTCTGTTGAGAGCGTCAGGGTGTGGCGCAACCCCGAGAGGCTTGACCTCTGCAAGGACATATATGAATATCTGATAGGCAACTACCTGTCCCAGCGGGTGCTCAAGCTGATCAACCGGGATGGTACGGTTGTCGAGCCCACGGAGCAGAGGATCAGCATGGACGTGGCGGAGGGCTTGAGGTCCGGGGATGTAGAGGCGGTGGAGTTGGACAGCGGGGTGATCTCCAGGGAGAAGATCCTCAAGTCCATCCTCACTGATAAGGCCTATGGCAAGGTGTTGTTGGAGACTGTGCGTGATGCGGATGGTAACCCGGTGATCATGAGCGGCCGGGAGGTCAACCATCAGGTGATGGAACAGATAATCGCCCTTGCCCCTTCGGAGCTTGTGGTGCGTCCCATATTGGCCCAGGGGGAGGCAGAGGCGTCTTATACAGCGGATAGCGTTTGTGAGGCGTCTTAG
- a CDS encoding ribosomal L7Ae/L30e/S12e/Gadd45 family protein yields the protein MPLSELASEDRVVGIRSVMRRLEKGELRKVFLSRDAEAELVLAVEEEALRRGVDVEWVDESLLLGRACAISRPAAAAGLRKR from the coding sequence ATGCCCTTGAGCGAGCTCGCTTCGGAGGATCGCGTTGTGGGGATCCGTTCGGTGATGAGGAGGTTGGAGAAGGGGGAGCTCAGGAAGGTGTTTCTCTCCCGGGATGCCGAGGCGGAGTTAGTCTTGGCGGTGGAGGAGGAGGCGCTCCGTCGCGGGGTGGACGTGGAGTGGGTGGATGAGTCCCTGCTGTTGGGCAGGGCCTGTGCCATATCTCGTCCAGCCGCTGCTGCGGGTTTGAGGAAGCGTTAA
- the rpsL gene encoding 30S ribosomal protein S12: MPTISQLIRYGREEKRRRSSAPALQENPQRRGVCTRVYTVTPKKPNSALRKVARVRLTNGIEVTAYIPGEGHNLQEHSVVLVRGGRVKDLPGVRYHIVRGTLDCGGVEKRRQGRSKYGARRPKQGA, encoded by the coding sequence GTGCCCACTATAAGTCAGTTGATCAGGTACGGCCGTGAGGAGAAGAGGCGTAGGTCCAGTGCTCCCGCCCTGCAGGAGAACCCTCAGCGGAGGGGTGTTTGCACCCGGGTTTACACGGTGACCCCGAAGAAGCCGAACTCGGCTTTGAGGAAGGTTGCTCGTGTGCGTTTGACCAACGGGATAGAGGTGACCGCCTACATTCCCGGGGAGGGTCATAACCTTCAGGAGCACTCGGTGGTCCTGGTCCGGGGAGGCCGTGTGAAGGACCTTCCGGGTGTTCGTTACCACATAGTTCGCGGTACCCTTGACTGCGGCGGCGTGGAGAAGAGGCGTCAGGGCCGTTCTAAGTATGGGGCCCGTCGTCCGAAGCAGGGTGCGTAG
- the rpsG gene encoding 30S ribosomal protein S7 → MPRKGHVKKRVASPDPRFQSQGISKFINCLMIGGKKSIAERIMYGALDLAGQRLGMEPVDVFEKAMSNVRPVVEVRPRRVGGATYQVPVEVEPDRAQALAIRWIISYARSRKGIPMVERLAREFADACKGEGGAVKKKEDTHRMAEANRAFAHYRW, encoded by the coding sequence ATGCCTCGCAAGGGACATGTGAAGAAGCGGGTTGCGTCGCCGGACCCAAGGTTTCAGAGCCAGGGGATAAGCAAGTTTATCAACTGTCTGATGATCGGCGGCAAGAAGAGCATAGCGGAGAGGATCATGTACGGTGCCTTGGACTTGGCGGGACAGAGGCTTGGCATGGAGCCGGTGGATGTCTTTGAGAAGGCCATGTCCAACGTGAGGCCCGTGGTGGAGGTTCGTCCTCGCCGGGTTGGGGGTGCCACCTATCAGGTGCCGGTGGAGGTGGAGCCTGACAGGGCCCAGGCGCTGGCGATACGGTGGATCATAAGCTACGCCCGTTCCCGGAAGGGCATTCCCATGGTGGAGCGTCTCGCCCGGGAGTTCGCCGACGCATGCAAGGGCGAGGGCGGAGCGGTGAAGAAGAAGGAAGACACCCATCGCATGGCGGAGGCCAACAGGGCTTTCGCTCACTACAGGTGGTAG
- the fusA gene encoding elongation factor G, whose translation MVTATNLQSIRNIGIAAHIDAGKTTTSERILFYTGRKHKIGEVHEGAATMDWMEQERERGITITSAATTCQWRDCTINLIDTPGHVDFTVEVERSMRVLDGAVSVFCAVGGVEPQSETVWRQADKYRVPRIAFVNKMDRVGADFWGVVSQMKERLGARPVPIQMPIGVEDGFVGVVDLVEFKAAIYEDDLGTDYKKVEVPAELLEEAKLARDAMLEQLADFDERIMNAYLEGQPVEEAWIRETLRAQTIGLNIVPVLCGSAFKNKGVQLLLDAVVDYLPSPVDIPPCEGVNPDTGETVYVKADVDEPFVALAFKIMVDPYVGRLAFCRVYSGKLESGSGIYNSNTRRRERVGRILRMHANKREELDSASAGMIVAIPGLKQVRTGDTLCLEDKPVVLESLEFPEPVISLAVEPASKADQIKLAKGLEALSEEDPTFRVRVDEETGQTIIQGMGELHLEIIVDRLKREFGVDVKVGRPQVAYREAIRKPARAQGRFVRQSGGRGQYGDVVLEIEPMEGHKGYEFLDKIVGGVVPKEYIPAAQKGVEEAMNNGVLGGYPVIGVRVSIVDGSYHEVDSSEMAFKIAGSMAFKEAMRKADPVLMEPIVSVEVVTPEEYMGDVIGDLSSRRGKVEGMGERGNARVVKAFVPLAEMFGYATDLRSKTSGRASYTMVFSHYEEVPREVAEKLLKG comes from the coding sequence GTGGTGACCGCAACTAACCTTCAGTCGATAAGGAACATCGGTATAGCCGCCCATATAGACGCCGGCAAGACCACCACCAGTGAGCGGATACTCTTTTACACCGGCCGCAAGCACAAGATCGGTGAGGTCCACGAGGGTGCCGCCACCATGGACTGGATGGAGCAGGAGCGGGAGCGCGGAATCACCATAACTTCCGCCGCCACGACCTGTCAGTGGCGGGATTGCACCATCAACCTCATTGATACGCCCGGCCACGTGGACTTTACCGTAGAGGTGGAGCGCTCCATGCGGGTGCTCGACGGTGCGGTATCCGTGTTCTGTGCCGTGGGTGGTGTGGAGCCTCAGTCTGAGACCGTGTGGCGTCAGGCGGACAAGTATCGGGTGCCCCGCATAGCCTTTGTCAACAAGATGGACCGGGTGGGGGCTGACTTCTGGGGTGTGGTATCCCAGATGAAGGAGCGTCTTGGGGCCAGGCCGGTTCCCATTCAGATGCCCATAGGGGTTGAGGACGGCTTTGTGGGGGTGGTGGACCTTGTGGAGTTCAAGGCCGCCATCTACGAGGATGATCTTGGAACTGACTACAAGAAGGTGGAGGTTCCGGCGGAGCTCCTGGAGGAGGCGAAGCTCGCGAGGGACGCCATGCTCGAGCAGCTGGCGGACTTTGACGAGAGGATAATGAACGCCTACCTGGAGGGGCAGCCGGTGGAGGAGGCTTGGATAAGGGAGACCTTGAGGGCCCAGACCATAGGGCTTAACATAGTCCCGGTCTTGTGTGGCTCCGCCTTCAAGAACAAGGGGGTTCAGCTGCTGCTGGACGCGGTGGTTGACTACCTGCCGAGCCCGGTGGACATCCCTCCCTGCGAGGGGGTTAATCCGGACACCGGCGAGACCGTTTACGTTAAGGCGGATGTCGATGAGCCCTTCGTGGCCTTGGCGTTCAAGATAATGGTGGATCCCTACGTGGGCCGTCTCGCCTTCTGTCGGGTTTACTCCGGCAAGCTGGAGAGCGGGTCCGGCATATACAACTCCAACACCCGTCGTCGGGAGCGGGTGGGCCGAATCCTTAGGATGCACGCCAACAAGAGGGAGGAGCTTGATTCTGCCAGTGCGGGGATGATAGTGGCGATCCCGGGGCTTAAGCAGGTTCGCACCGGTGACACCTTGTGTCTTGAGGACAAGCCGGTGGTCCTTGAGTCCTTGGAGTTCCCCGAGCCGGTGATCTCCTTGGCGGTGGAGCCCGCCAGCAAGGCGGATCAGATCAAGCTTGCCAAGGGCTTGGAGGCTCTCTCCGAGGAGGATCCCACCTTCCGGGTTCGGGTGGACGAGGAGACCGGCCAGACCATCATCCAGGGCATGGGTGAGCTTCACCTGGAGATAATAGTGGACCGGCTCAAGAGGGAGTTCGGAGTGGACGTCAAGGTTGGCCGTCCTCAGGTGGCCTACCGGGAGGCCATACGGAAGCCCGCCCGTGCTCAGGGGCGTTTTGTGCGTCAGTCCGGAGGTCGCGGTCAGTACGGTGATGTGGTCCTGGAGATCGAGCCCATGGAGGGTCACAAGGGCTATGAGTTCTTGGACAAGATCGTGGGCGGTGTGGTTCCCAAGGAGTACATCCCCGCGGCCCAGAAGGGCGTGGAGGAGGCAATGAACAACGGCGTTCTCGGGGGTTACCCGGTGATAGGTGTCAGGGTCTCCATAGTGGATGGTAGCTATCACGAGGTTGACTCTTCTGAGATGGCGTTTAAAATAGCTGGGTCGATGGCTTTCAAGGAGGCCATGAGGAAGGCAGATCCGGTGTTGATGGAACCCATCGTCAGCGTGGAGGTTGTCACCCCCGAGGAGTACATGGGGGATGTCATAGGCGACCTTTCCTCCCGGCGCGGCAAGGTGGAGGGCATGGGAGAGAGGGGCAACGCCAGGGTCGTGAAGGCCTTTGTGCCGCTGGCGGAGATGTTTGGGTATGCCACGGACCTTAGGAGCAAGACCTCGGGTCGGGCTTCCTACACCATGGTGTTCAGCCACTATGAGGAAGTGCCCCGCGAGGTGGCGGAGAAGCTTCTTAAGGGTTAA
- the tuf gene encoding elongation factor Tu, translating into MAKEKFTRSKPHLNIGTIGHIDHGKTTLTAAITKTLSKKGYADFTPFDQIDKAPEERERGITINIAHVEYQTDNRHYAHIDCPGHADYIKNMITGAAQMDGAILVVSAADGPMPQTREHVLLARQVNVPALVVFMNKCDMVDDPELLDLVEMEIRDLLNKYNFPGDEVPIVRGSALKALEAEGEDEWTDKIWELMKACDEYIPTPVRETDKPFLMPIEDVFTITGRGTVVTGRVERGIIKPGDEVEIVGMRDTQKTVATSLEMFRKILDEAVAGDNVGVLLRGTGKDEVERGQVLAKPGSIKPHKHFKAEVYVLKKEEGGRHTPFFSGYKPQFYFRTTDVTGEIKLPDGVEMVMPGDNSQFEVKLIVPVALEPGLRFAVREGGRTVGAGVVTEILDK; encoded by the coding sequence ATGGCGAAGGAGAAGTTTACCAGGTCTAAGCCGCACCTTAACATTGGCACCATAGGTCACATAGACCACGGCAAGACCACGTTGACGGCGGCGATAACGAAGACGCTGTCGAAGAAGGGTTATGCGGACTTTACGCCCTTTGATCAGATAGACAAGGCGCCGGAGGAGCGGGAGCGCGGCATAACCATCAACATAGCGCACGTGGAGTATCAGACGGACAATCGTCACTATGCGCACATTGACTGCCCTGGGCACGCGGACTACATAAAGAACATGATAACCGGTGCGGCTCAGATGGACGGTGCTATTTTGGTGGTTTCTGCGGCGGATGGTCCGATGCCTCAGACCCGTGAGCACGTGTTGTTGGCCCGCCAGGTTAACGTTCCTGCGTTGGTGGTGTTCATGAACAAGTGCGACATGGTGGACGATCCGGAGCTTTTGGATCTGGTGGAGATGGAGATCCGGGATCTTTTGAACAAGTACAACTTCCCTGGGGACGAGGTTCCCATCGTTCGGGGTTCTGCGTTGAAGGCGTTGGAGGCGGAGGGCGAGGACGAGTGGACCGACAAGATCTGGGAGTTGATGAAGGCTTGCGACGAGTACATCCCGACTCCTGTTCGTGAGACCGACAAGCCGTTCCTGATGCCCATAGAGGACGTGTTCACGATCACCGGGCGCGGCACGGTTGTTACCGGTCGTGTGGAGCGTGGCATAATCAAGCCCGGCGATGAGGTTGAGATAGTGGGTATGAGGGACACCCAGAAGACGGTGGCCACGAGCCTTGAGATGTTCCGGAAGATATTGGACGAGGCAGTGGCTGGGGACAACGTGGGTGTTCTTTTGAGGGGGACTGGGAAGGACGAGGTTGAGCGTGGTCAGGTGTTGGCGAAGCCTGGCAGCATCAAGCCGCACAAGCACTTCAAGGCGGAGGTTTACGTGTTGAAGAAGGAGGAGGGTGGTCGTCACACGCCGTTCTTCTCTGGTTACAAGCCCCAGTTCTACTTCAGGACCACGGACGTGACGGGAGAGATAAAGCTTCCGGATGGTGTTGAGATGGTCATGCCTGGGGACAACAGCCAGTTTGAGGTGAAGTTGATAGTGCCGGTGGCTCTTGAGCCGGGTCTTAGGTTTGCGGTTCGCGAGGGCGGCCGCACCGTGGGCGCCGGGGTGGTCACCGAGATACTGGACAAGTAG
- the rpsJ gene encoding 30S ribosomal protein S10: MAKNIRIKLKAFDHRVLDASAVQIAETAERTGARVSGPIPLPTQIRKFTILKSPHKDKDAREQFEQRVHKRLIDILDPTQKTMEALMQLNLPSGVDIQIKL; encoded by the coding sequence GTGGCCAAGAACATCAGGATAAAGCTGAAGGCCTTTGATCACAGGGTCTTGGATGCTTCGGCGGTCCAGATTGCGGAGACGGCGGAGAGGACTGGAGCTCGGGTTTCGGGCCCCATTCCCCTCCCCACCCAGATAAGGAAGTTCACCATCCTTAAGTCTCCTCACAAGGACAAGGACGCCAGGGAGCAGTTTGAGCAGCGGGTTCACAAGCGTCTCATCGACATTTTGGATCCGACCCAGAAGACCATGGAGGCTCTTATGCAATTGAACCTTCCCTCTGGGGTCGACATTCAGATCAAATTGTAG
- the rplC gene encoding 50S ribosomal protein L3, whose protein sequence is MSMGILGRKVGMTQVFDAEGKAVPVTVVEAGPCQVVEVRTMEKNGYSAVQLGFGEANPRKLSKPMKGYFAKNGVEPKRWLREFRVDEGHGYEKGQEVRADLFSEGEVVDVIGVSKGKGYAGVMKRFNFGGGPASHGSSKFHRQPGSSGANSYPGHIFKGKTMPGRMGGERVTVKNLRVFAVDVENNLILLRGAIPGAKDGLVLIRKASV, encoded by the coding sequence ATGAGCATGGGGATCTTGGGCCGCAAGGTCGGAATGACCCAGGTGTTCGACGCCGAGGGTAAGGCGGTCCCCGTAACCGTGGTTGAGGCGGGTCCCTGCCAGGTGGTGGAGGTCCGTACGATGGAGAAGAACGGATACAGTGCCGTTCAGCTGGGGTTTGGGGAGGCGAATCCTCGCAAGCTCAGCAAGCCCATGAAGGGTTACTTCGCCAAGAACGGCGTGGAGCCCAAGCGTTGGCTCAGGGAGTTCCGGGTTGACGAGGGCCACGGTTATGAGAAGGGGCAGGAGGTAAGGGCGGACCTCTTCTCTGAGGGAGAGGTTGTGGACGTCATCGGCGTAAGCAAGGGTAAGGGTTACGCGGGCGTCATGAAGCGGTTCAACTTTGGTGGCGGTCCCGCCAGCCATGGTTCTTCCAAGTTCCACCGGCAGCCCGGTTCCAGCGGGGCCAACAGCTATCCGGGGCACATCTTCAAGGGGAAGACCATGCCTGGCCGCATGGGAGGGGAGAGGGTTACCGTTAAGAACCTCCGGGTGTTCGCGGTGGACGTGGAGAACAACCTCATCCTCCTGCGGGGGGCTATTCCTGGGGCCAAGGACGGACTCGTCCTCATCCGCAAGGCTTCTGTTTAA
- the rplD gene encoding 50S ribosomal protein L4 → MPRVKQVNFNGEVIGEVELSEAVFGAPVHVPAMHQVVVAHLANCRVGTHDTKDRGDVSGGGRKPWRQKHTGRARQGSIRSPLWVGGGVAHGPHPRDYHQKVNKKVRRLALRSALTLKAKEDNMLVIDAFQMEAPKTKVMLEFLNKVQAGKKPLLVVNDKDPNVRKSAGNIPGAMVLHVDSLNVYDILNHDRLIVTADAVRKIEEVFGR, encoded by the coding sequence ATGCCTCGGGTGAAGCAGGTCAATTTCAATGGAGAAGTGATAGGGGAGGTCGAGCTCAGCGAAGCGGTCTTCGGCGCTCCCGTCCACGTGCCCGCCATGCATCAGGTTGTGGTGGCTCATCTGGCTAATTGCCGGGTTGGTACCCATGACACCAAGGACAGGGGAGATGTGAGCGGCGGTGGAAGGAAGCCCTGGCGTCAGAAGCACACCGGCAGGGCCCGTCAGGGTAGCATCAGGTCGCCTTTGTGGGTTGGTGGTGGGGTTGCTCACGGTCCTCATCCCAGGGACTATCACCAGAAGGTCAACAAGAAGGTTCGCAGGCTTGCTCTTCGCAGCGCCCTCACCTTGAAGGCCAAGGAGGATAACATGTTGGTCATCGACGCCTTCCAGATGGAGGCTCCGAAGACCAAGGTCATGTTGGAGTTCCTTAACAAGGTGCAGGCTGGCAAGAAGCCTCTTTTGGTGGTGAACGACAAGGATCCTAACGTGAGGAAGTCCGCGGGCAACATTCCCGGTGCCATGGTGCTCCACGTGGACAGCCTGAACGTCTACGACATCCTTAACCACGACCGGCTGATAGTGACCGCTGATGCGGTTAGGAAGATCGAGGAGGTGTTTGGCCGATGA